The sequence CGGCCGGGGCCGAGCCGTCCCTGGGCAATCTCGAAGCCCATGCCGGGGCCGGAGATGATGTTGGAGAGGGGCACGCGCACGTTGTCGAAGTGGACCTCACCGTGGCCGTGCGGCGCATCGTAGTCGCCGAACACCGGCAGCATGCGCTTGATGTTGACGCCCTTCGTGTCCGTGGGGACGAGCACCATGGAGTGCTGGTGGTGGCGGTCGCCGCCGGTGTCGGGCGTGCGGGCCATGAAGATGATGATTTTGGCCTTGGGGTGGCCGAGGCCGGAGGACCACCACTTGCTGCCGTTGAGGACCACCTCGTTGCCATCGACGACGGCGGTGGCCGCCATGTTGGTGGCGTCCGACGAGGCCACGTCGGGCTCCGTCATGCAGAACACCGAGCGGATGTCACCGGCGAGCAGCGGCTTGAGCCAGCGCTCCTGCTGCTCCGCGGAGCCGTACTTCCAGAGCACCTCCATGTTGCCGGTGTCCGGGGCGTTGCAGTTGAAGACCTCGGGGGCGATGAAGCTGCGGCCCATCTCCTCGGCGAGCGGCGCGTACTCGAGGACGCTCAGTCCGGCGCCGAGCTTCGCGTCGGGTAGGAACAGGTTCCACAGCCCCTGCGCCTTGGCGCGGGCCTTCAGCTCCTCCATCACGGGCGGCACCTTCCACGTCTTCCAGTCACCGGCGTGACAGTGGGCGTGGACGTACTCGCGGAAGCCGGCTTCGGCCGGCTCGACGTGCTCGCGCATGAACCGCTTGACGCGCTCCAGGTAGTCCTTGGTTCGGGCGCTCGGTTCGAAGTCCATCGCGGGTCCTCCTCCATCGTGAAAGTGCCCCATCCTCAGGGCTCCGGGCTTGATGCATCCAGTGAATGTTGGTCATGTGTTGGTATGAACCCAGTTCAGGATTCCGCTCGGCTCGCCCGGCTGGACCTCAACCTCTTCCGGGTGTTCGACGTCGTCCTCCGGGAGCGGAACCTCACCCGGGCGGCGGAGGTGCTCTTCCTCAGTCAGTCGGCGGTGAGCCATGCGCTCGCCCGCTTGAGGGACCAGTTGGGGGAGCCGCTCTTCGTGCGGGAGGGAAGGGGCGTGGCGCCCACGCCCTTCGCGGAGCGGCTGGCGCCGGACATCCGTGATGCGCTGGCGCTGCTCGACGGCGCCGTGCACCACACGCGCGGCTTCGAGCCGAAGCGCGACGTGGGCAACGTCATCATCGCGATGACGGACCTGCTGGAGCCGTCCGTGCTGCCGCACCTCGTGGAGCGCCTGCGGAGGAGTGCCCCCGAGGCACGCGTCACCAGCATCCGGCTGGACAGGCCCCGGCTGGAGAGGGACCTCGCGTCGGGGCGGTTGGACCTGTCCATCGACGTGGAGCAGCCGACGAGCGCGGACCTGCGGCACGCGCCGCTGCTGCGTGACACCTTCTGCGTGGTGAGCCGGAGGAGGCGCAGGCTGGACGTTGCGGCGTACATGGCAGCGAAGCACGTGGCGGTGTCCTCGCGCCGCACGGGGCTGGCGGTGGAGGACCTGGTGCTCAGCCGCCTGGGCTACCAGCGCGACGTCACGGTGCGCTGCCGGCACTACGAGTCCGCGTTCCACATCGTCTCGGGCTCGGACCAGCTGCTCACCCTGGCGCGGCGCCGCGCGGAGGCGCTGCGGACGATGCTGGGCAACCACCTGCTGCCCATGCCGCTGTCATTGCCTCCGCTGGAGCTGCATCTTTACTGGCACAGGCAAGCGGACTCGGAGCCGCGCAACAAGTGGCTGCGCTCGGAGCTGCTGTCGCTCGCGAGGGAGCTGGGGAGCGGATAGGGAGGTCGCACGGATGGCAATGCCCGCAGAGACAGGCAGTCGGAGCAGGGCGTGTCAGCGGCTACCCCGATTCCCTGCGGGCCGGCAGCCGGGCGAGGATTCGCTCTCATGAGTGGACGTGTGAATCTGTTGGTGCCCGAGGTCCGGGCGAATCCGTATCCGACGTACGCCGAGCT comes from Pyxidicoccus parkwaysis and encodes:
- a CDS encoding acyl-CoA dehydrogenase family protein; translated protein: MDFEPSARTKDYLERVKRFMREHVEPAEAGFREYVHAHCHAGDWKTWKVPPVMEELKARAKAQGLWNLFLPDAKLGAGLSVLEYAPLAEEMGRSFIAPEVFNCNAPDTGNMEVLWKYGSAEQQERWLKPLLAGDIRSVFCMTEPDVASSDATNMAATAVVDGNEVVLNGSKWWSSGLGHPKAKIIIFMARTPDTGGDRHHQHSMVLVPTDTKGVNIKRMLPVFGDYDAPHGHGEVHFDNVRVPLSNIISGPGMGFEIAQGRLGPGRIHHCMRCLGAAEKALELMIDRGMKRTAFGKQLLNLGGNRERVAEARVAIDQARLLTLYAAWKMDEVGALGAMTEISAIKVAAPNVLQKVVDDAMQIHGGAGVSQDTMLSGFFAQARTLRLADGPDEVHKGLIARIELSKRGYSRS
- a CDS encoding LysR family transcriptional regulator, with translation MNPVQDSARLARLDLNLFRVFDVVLRERNLTRAAEVLFLSQSAVSHALARLRDQLGEPLFVREGRGVAPTPFAERLAPDIRDALALLDGAVHHTRGFEPKRDVGNVIIAMTDLLEPSVLPHLVERLRRSAPEARVTSIRLDRPRLERDLASGRLDLSIDVEQPTSADLRHAPLLRDTFCVVSRRRRRLDVAAYMAAKHVAVSSRRTGLAVEDLVLSRLGYQRDVTVRCRHYESAFHIVSGSDQLLTLARRRAEALRTMLGNHLLPMPLSLPPLELHLYWHRQADSEPRNKWLRSELLSLARELGSG